Within the Sporosarcina luteola genome, the region AATAAAACCACTCACTGCGTCAATACATGTTATAGTAAGAAAGTACATTTTACAAGTGAGTAGGTGAACAGCATGATAGAAGTAAAAACATCTTCACTGAGTGACGGTGAATTCAATAGAGGGGTATTTGCCACATGTGATATCGCCAAAGGAACGATGGTCCATGAAGCACCCGTCATTGCATATCCGAACGAACAGCATCCCCACATTGAGAAAACGTTGTTGTCTGATTATGCCTTTGAATATGGCATTAATCATACCGCGATCCTTCTTGGGTACGGAATGTTATTCAACCATTCCTATGAGCCGAACGCAACGTATGAAATCAGTTTTGAAAAGCATACGTTTGACTTCTTTGCATACACAGATATAAAAGCCGGCGAAGAAATATTGATCAATTATAATGGCGACGAAAATGACAAGGAACTGCTGTGGTTTGATCAGGAATAAACTTGGCAGGTTTTTTTAACAGGTGCCTGTGTAAGACACAATTCAGATAATGCACTACAATTGTATAAAATGCAATAGGGAAACCAGTGAACTCAATGTTTAACTGGATCTCTATTGCATTTTTATTATTTTTAATGAATTGTCATAAATGCACCATGCACAGGCACCGACACAATTTAGTAGTATGGCGGCGTCCACGGCCTCCAGTAGTTGTTGGCTGCAGCTATTGTTTGGAAATGGATTGCGATGACTTGTGATACTGCGATTAAGCTATCCGCATTCTTGGAATATACCGGCCGCAGCATTTTTCTGATCTCCTCAGAAGGCTGTGTAACTCCCACCCCTTTTTGTGCAAGCTTAACCGCTAATGCAAACCCTTCTTCCGGTGTTTGTGTCAGCAGCGTCTGCAATGGGTTGCTTGGCATGCAGTTCACCTCCTACGGTATTCATATGCCTATTCCAATTTGATGGTGATGAACCCCTTATAGTAATTGCGAGGTATGTAATAAAAAACTCCGACTGTTGAAGGGAAAATGAGGAGTTCAAAGGCTGTCCCATGTTTGTACAGGGGCAGTCTTTTTTTGGATTCTCATATTGTTTTGAGAATCATCGAAACTTTTGGTTAGTCAGATCGTATTAGTATTTACTAA harbors:
- a CDS encoding SET domain-containing protein codes for the protein MIEVKTSSLSDGEFNRGVFATCDIAKGTMVHEAPVIAYPNEQHPHIEKTLLSDYAFEYGINHTAILLGYGMLFNHSYEPNATYEISFEKHTFDFFAYTDIKAGEEILINYNGDENDKELLWFDQE
- a CDS encoding hexameric tyrosine-coordinated heme protein; the encoded protein is MPSNPLQTLLTQTPEEGFALAVKLAQKGVGVTQPSEEIRKMLRPVYSKNADSLIAVSQVIAIHFQTIAAANNYWRPWTPPYY